From a region of the Nyctibius grandis isolate bNycGra1 chromosome 12, bNycGra1.pri, whole genome shotgun sequence genome:
- the DNAJA2 gene encoding dnaJ homolog subfamily A member 2: MANVADTKLYDILGVPPGASDNELKKAYRKLAKEYHPDKNPNAGDKFKEISFAYEVLSNPEKRELYDRYGEQGLREGSGGSSGMDDIFSHIFGGGLFNFMGGQSRSRNGRRRGEDMMHPLKVSLEDLYNGKTTKLQLSKNVLCSACNGQGGKAGAVQKCNACRGRGVRIMIRQLAPGMVQQMQSVCSDCNGEGEVINEKDRCKKCEGKKVIKEVKILEVHVDKGMKHGQRITFSGEADQAPGVEPGDIVLLLQEKENEVFQRDGNDLHMTHKIGLVEALCGFQFTFKHLDGRQIVVKYPPGKVIEPGCVRVVRGEGMPQYRNPFEKGDLYIKFDVQFPENNWISPEKLSELEDLLPARPEFPNVIGDAEEVDLQEFDTTRGSGGGQRREAYNDSSDEESSHHGPGVQCAHQ; this comes from the exons ATGGCGAACGTGGCCGACACGAAGCTGTACGATATTCTGGGGGTGCCTCCCGGGGCCTCCGACAATGAGCTCAAGAAG GCATACAGAAAGCTGGCCAAGGAATACCATCCTGATAAGAATCCAAATGCAGGGGACAaa TTCAAAGAAATAAGCTTTGCCTATGAAGTATTGTCAAATCCAGAGAAACGTGAGTTATACGATAGATATGGAGAACAGGGTCTTCGAGAAGGTAGCGGTGGAAGCAGTGGAATGGACGATATTTTCTCCCATATCTTTGGTGGTGGATTGTTCAATTTCATGGGTGGTCAGAGTAGAAGTCGTAATGgtagaagaagaggagaagataTGATGCATCCACTCAA AGTCTCTTTAGAAGATCTGTATAATGGAAAGACAACTAAACTACAACTTAGCAAGAATGTCCTTTGTAGTGCGTGTAATGG gcagggagggaaggctgGAGCTGTTCAGAAATGTAATGCTTGCCGAGGTAGAGGTGTACGTATCATGATCAGACAGCTGGCTCCTGGAATGGTTCAGCAGATGCAGTCCGTATGCTCTGACTGCAATGGAGAAG GTGAagtaattaatgaaaaagaCCGCTGTAAAAAATGTGAAGGGAAGAAGGTGATCAAAGAGGTAAAAATACTTGAAGTCCATGTAGACAAAGGCATGAAACATGGGCAAAGAATTACATTCAGTGGAGAAGCAGATCAGGCTCCAGGTGTGGAACCAGGCGATATTGTACTCTTACTCcaagaaaaggagaatgag gtGTTCCAGCGGGATGGGAATGACTTGCATATGACGCACAAGATTGGACTTGTTGAAGCACTGTGTGGATTTCAGTTCACATTTAAGCACCTTGATGGACGTCAAATTGTGGTTAAATATCCTCCTGGAAAAGTAATTGAACCAG GTTGTGTTCGTGTAGTCAGAGGTGAAGGAATGCCACAGTATCGCAATCCTTTTGAGAAGGGGGATCTTTACATTAAATTTGATGTTCAGTTTCCTGAAAATAACTGGATTAGCCCAGAAAAGCTTTCA GAACTTGAAGATCTGCTGCCAGCTAGACCAGAATTTCCCAATGTAATTGGTGATGCAGAAGAGGTAGATCTTCAGGAATTTGATACTACTCGTGGTTCAGGTGGTGGCCAGAGACGTGAAGCTTATAACGATAGTTCTGATGAAGAAAGCAGCCATCATGGACCTGGGGTACAGTGTGCCCATCAGTAA